In a single window of the Chaetodon trifascialis isolate fChaTrf1 chromosome 19, fChaTrf1.hap1, whole genome shotgun sequence genome:
- the LOC139347452 gene encoding low choriolytic enzyme-like, whose amino-acid sequence MDLRTTVSLLLLLLGLCNAHDSNAPDADNADRSDMEDMTTAILRMNNASRDFLLEGDLLIPRTRNAMKCVNKAYSCLWPKSANGKVEIPFRISQKYDDIERSTILKAMKGMESKTCIRFIPRATQRAYLSIEPRYGCFSLLGRIGDKQVVSLQRFGCIRQGVIQHELLHSMGFYHEHTRSDRDQYVKINWDSVNEYFIFNFEKKESDNLNTPYDYASVLHYGRTAFAKTGKVTITPIPDPTVPIGQREDLSDLDIVKINKLYKC is encoded by the exons ATGGACCTCAGAACAACAgtttctctgcttctgctgcttctgggCCTCTGCAACGCTCACGACAGCAAT gCTCCCGATGCTGATAATG CGGATAGGTCTGACATGGAGGACATGACCACGGCTATTCTGAGGATGAACAACG CATCACGTGACTTTCTGCTGGAGGGAGACCTGCTGATTCCAAGAACCAGGAACGCTATGAAGTGCGTTAATAAGGCGTATTCCTGTCTGTGGCCCAAGTCTGCTAACGGGAAAGTGGAAATCCCTTTCCGCATAAGCCAGAAATACG ACGACATCGAGAGGAGTACCATTTTAAAGGCCATGAAGGGCATGGAATCCAAAACCTGCATTCGCTTCATTCCACGTGCAACTCAGAGAGCCTACTTAAGCATTGAACCAAGATACGG CTGTTTCTCTTTACTGGGGCGTATTGGAGACAAGCAGGTGGTGTCACTGCAGCGCTTCGGCTGCATACGTCAGGGCGTCATCCAGCACGAACTGCTGCACTCGATGGGTTTCTACCACGAACACACCCGCAGCGATCGCGACCAGTATGTCAAAATCAACTGGGACAGCGTCAACGAAT ATTTCATCTTCAACTTCGAAAAGAAGGAATCGGACAATCTCAACACTCCGTACGACTACGCTTCTGTACTGCACTACGGAAG AACTGCCTTTGCAAAGACTGGAAAGGTGACCATAACTCCCATCCCTGACCCCACGGTTCCCATCGGGCAGAGAGAAGACCTGTCCGACCTCGACATTGTCAAAATCAACAAGCTCTACAAGTGCTAG